In Desulfobaccales bacterium, a genomic segment contains:
- the feoB gene encoding ferrous iron transport protein B has product MSQAAVKLAHPEPAKVLTVAVAGNPNSGKSTLINGLAGTRLQVGNWPGVTVEKKEATLEFQGRRVRLVDLPGTYSLSPYSEEEVIARDYLVEARPDVILNVVDATNLERNLYLTVQMLELGLPVVMALNIYDEARNKGWEINPALIEETLGIKVIPTVATKKEGLTALMEAVLEVGDNPEAHAPRPLNYGQDLEAAVVEVDKEIRLHSPALVERYPARWLALKLLESDPRIVEETGLGTGSFISRAAKHLKEAHGDDIESLLGDARYAQASGLTREVLKKKTTTKRELTEKIDRIVLHRFLGIPIFLAAMWVMFKLTFDVSNPYADWMNGLVTGPLKRWAEALLGLVAAPDWTVSLATEGVLAGVGFVIVFIPVIFAMMFFITFLEGSGYMARAAFVMDRAMHSMGLHGKSFIPLLLGFGCNVPAVYATRTLENPRDKILTALLIPLMSCGARLPVYVLFAGAFFPGRAGTAIWSLYVMGIVMAVLVGILFKKTLFKGENPLFIMELPPYRMPTLKSLMIHTWEKGKHFLIKAGTYILAVSVLVWFLLNLPWGVEQKKDSYLGQAGTVIAPVFKPLGFGNWEAASSLVTGVIAKEIVVGTMGEIYLPKEKKAEDEKPPTFLEDLQEIGVSFLSATKQAGENVISSFGVAKLSAEEKEETKPLKKVIQGAFTPLSAYAFMAFVLLYMPCMIVAVAFRDEFGTWKWFGVAFAYQMVLAWGVALVIYQGGRLLGLGG; this is encoded by the coding sequence ATGAGCCAGGCCGCAGTCAAGCTCGCGCACCCCGAGCCCGCCAAAGTCCTCACCGTCGCGGTGGCGGGCAACCCCAATTCCGGAAAATCCACCCTCATCAACGGTCTGGCCGGCACCCGGCTCCAGGTGGGCAACTGGCCCGGGGTGACCGTGGAGAAAAAAGAGGCCACCCTGGAGTTCCAGGGCCGCCGCGTCCGGCTGGTGGATCTGCCCGGCACCTACAGCCTGAGCCCCTATTCCGAGGAGGAAGTTATCGCCCGGGATTACCTGGTAGAGGCGCGCCCCGATGTCATCCTGAACGTGGTGGACGCCACCAATCTGGAGCGCAACCTTTACCTGACGGTGCAAATGCTGGAGCTGGGCCTGCCGGTGGTCATGGCCCTGAACATCTATGACGAAGCCCGGAACAAGGGCTGGGAAATCAATCCCGCTCTCATAGAAGAGACCTTGGGGATCAAGGTAATACCCACCGTGGCCACCAAGAAGGAAGGGTTAACGGCCCTCATGGAGGCGGTGCTGGAGGTGGGGGACAACCCCGAAGCTCATGCGCCTCGCCCCCTCAACTACGGCCAGGACCTGGAAGCTGCGGTCGTTGAGGTGGACAAAGAAATCCGCCTGCACTCCCCGGCCCTGGTGGAAAGATACCCCGCCCGGTGGCTGGCCCTGAAACTCCTGGAGTCGGACCCACGAATAGTGGAGGAAACTGGTCTGGGAACAGGCAGCTTCATTTCCCGGGCCGCCAAGCACCTGAAGGAGGCCCATGGGGATGATATTGAGAGCTTGCTGGGCGACGCCCGCTATGCCCAGGCTTCCGGGCTTACCAGGGAGGTCCTGAAAAAGAAGACCACGACGAAACGGGAGTTGACGGAGAAGATCGACCGGATCGTGCTTCACCGCTTCCTGGGTATCCCGATCTTCCTGGCCGCCATGTGGGTGATGTTCAAACTCACCTTCGATGTGTCGAACCCTTACGCCGACTGGATGAACGGCCTAGTGACCGGCCCTTTGAAGCGCTGGGCGGAAGCCCTGCTGGGCCTGGTAGCGGCCCCGGACTGGACGGTGTCTCTGGCCACCGAAGGCGTGTTGGCCGGCGTCGGCTTTGTCATCGTCTTTATTCCCGTAATCTTTGCGATGATGTTTTTTATTACTTTCCTGGAAGGCAGCGGCTATATGGCCAGGGCCGCGTTTGTCATGGACCGGGCCATGCACTCCATGGGTCTGCACGGCAAGTCCTTTATTCCCTTGCTCCTGGGGTTCGGCTGCAACGTGCCCGCGGTCTACGCCACCCGCACCCTGGAAAATCCCCGGGACAAGATTTTGACCGCCCTGCTTATCCCCTTGATGTCTTGCGGCGCCCGCTTGCCGGTTTACGTGCTGTTCGCCGGGGCCTTCTTTCCCGGCCGGGCCGGCACGGCCATCTGGTCCCTATATGTCATGGGCATTGTCATGGCGGTGTTGGTGGGCATCCTGTTCAAAAAGACTCTGTTCAAGGGAGAAAATCCTCTCTTCATCATGGAGCTGCCGCCCTACCGCATGCCCACCCTAAAGAGCCTGATGATCCACACCTGGGAGAAGGGCAAACACTTTCTCATCAAGGCCGGCACCTATATCCTGGCCGTGTCCGTCCTGGTGTGGTTCCTCCTGAACCTGCCCTGGGGGGTGGAACAAAAGAAAGACTCTTACCTGGGCCAAGCCGGGACCGTCATCGCCCCGGTGTTTAAACCCTTGGGATTCGGTAATTGGGAGGCGGCCTCCTCCCTCGTCACCGGCGTCATCGCCAAGGAGATCGTGGTGGGGACCATGGGGGAAATTTACCTTCCCAAGGAGAAAAAGGCTGAAGACGAGAAGCCTCCCACCTTCCTGGAAGATCTGCAAGAAATCGGGGTCTCCTTCCTTTCGGCCACCAAGCAGGCGGGGGAAAATGTCATTTCTTCCTTCGGCGTGGCCAAGCTCTCTGCCGAAGAGAAAGAAGAAACCAAACCCTTAAAGAAAGTTATTCAAGGAGCCTTTACGCCTTTGAGCGCGTATGCCTTCATGGCCTTTGTGCTGCTGTACATGCCCTGTATGATAGTGGCGGTAGCCTTTCGCGATGAGTTCGGCACCTGGAAATGGTTCGGGGTCGCCTTTGCTTACCAGATGGTCCTGGCCTGGGGAGTGGCCCTGGTCATCTATCAGGGCGGCAGGCTCCTGGGATTGGGAGGTTGA
- a CDS encoding FeoA family protein, which produces MNLAMLRPGQRGTITTIGAIGPMKRRLMDMGVLKGVEVKVEKVAPLGDPIEIIVKNYRLSLRKSEAAGIGVEVQL; this is translated from the coding sequence ATGAATCTGGCAATGTTACGACCCGGTCAACGGGGCACAATCACCACTATCGGGGCCATCGGTCCCATGAAGCGTCGCTTGATGGATATGGGCGTGCTCAAAGGCGTGGAGGTGAAGGTGGAAAAAGTCGCACCCCTGGGAGACCCCATTGAAATCATCGTGAAAAACTACCGCCTGTCCTTGCGAAAAAGCGAGGCCGCGGGCATCGGGGTGGAGGTGCAGCTATGA
- a CDS encoding FeoA family protein has protein sequence MMPLGLLGSGERARVMEIRGGSHGCQRCKCMCRLEDMGLRCGKTVEMLSNSGHGSLLVRVDDSRIALGRGVAMKVSVRRIGE, from the coding sequence ATGATGCCGTTAGGACTTTTGGGGTCGGGCGAAAGGGCCCGGGTAATGGAAATTCGGGGCGGCTCCCATGGCTGTCAGAGATGCAAATGTATGTGCCGCCTGGAAGACATGGGCCTGCGCTGCGGCAAGACCGTGGAGATGTTGAGCAACTCCGGCCACGGCTCCCTGTTGGTGCGGGTGGACGACTCCCGCATCGCCTTAGGGCGGGGCGTGGCCATGAAAGTTAGCGTCAGGAGGATAGGGGAATGA
- a CDS encoding transcriptional repressor, translated as MMKPESEVFQEFLAQRGMRATPEREAILAEVFANHDHFDVEELIMRLRQKGLRISRASVYRTMALLVESSLVQEVFVEDGHMHYEHIYGHEHHCHLRCLGCRKVIEFRNGSVEEAEQRLGQAHDFEVTGHKLEIYGYCVDCRARQR; from the coding sequence ATGATGAAGCCCGAGAGCGAAGTCTTCCAAGAATTTTTGGCCCAAAGGGGCATGCGAGCCACGCCGGAACGAGAGGCGATCCTGGCGGAGGTCTTTGCCAATCATGACCACTTTGATGTGGAAGAGCTTATTATGCGCCTGCGTCAGAAAGGCCTGCGAATTTCCCGGGCTTCGGTGTACCGCACCATGGCCTTACTGGTGGAGTCCAGCCTGGTGCAGGAAGTCTTTGTCGAGGATGGGCACATGCACTATGAACACATTTACGGACATGAGCACCACTGCCACCTGCGCTGTCTGGGCTGCCGCAAGGTCATCGAGTTCCGGAATGGCAGCGTGGAGGAGGCGGAACAGCGCCTCGGGCAGGCCCATGATTTTGAGGTTACTGGGCACAAGTTGGAAATTTACGGTTACTGTGTAGACTGCCGGGCTCGGCAACGGTGA
- a CDS encoding DUF4198 domain-containing protein has protein sequence MKRFFTLVFCLILVLGLAGVCQAHFGVILPDKAMVMQGDDANLGLTLAFCHPFEQTGMDMAKPKKFGVLAGKEKTDLLSTLQETKVLDKQAWKTTYALKKPGVYAFYFDPTPYWEPAENKYIIHQTKTYVAAFGAEDGWDEEVGLKAEIVPLTRPFALYAGNVFQGVLKFKGKTVANADVEVEYWNAGKKVTAPNDYFVAQVVKTDKNGVFTFAVPKAGWWGFSALTTEKQAIKHTDGTKKDAEYGAVLWTQFTDWPVAK, from the coding sequence ATGAAACGTTTCTTCACGTTAGTTTTCTGCCTGATACTCGTACTGGGCCTGGCCGGGGTTTGCCAGGCGCATTTCGGCGTGATCCTGCCGGACAAAGCCATGGTGATGCAGGGCGACGACGCTAACCTGGGGTTGACCCTGGCATTCTGCCACCCCTTTGAACAGACCGGCATGGACATGGCCAAACCCAAGAAGTTCGGCGTACTGGCCGGGAAAGAAAAAACCGATCTCCTAAGCACCCTCCAGGAAACCAAGGTTCTGGATAAGCAGGCCTGGAAAACCACTTACGCTTTGAAAAAGCCGGGGGTTTACGCTTTCTATTTCGATCCCACGCCTTACTGGGAGCCAGCGGAAAACAAATATATCATTCACCAGACCAAGACCTATGTGGCCGCGTTCGGGGCCGAAGACGGTTGGGACGAGGAAGTGGGTTTAAAGGCCGAGATCGTGCCGTTAACCAGACCCTTCGCCCTCTATGCTGGCAATGTCTTCCAGGGGGTGCTGAAATTCAAAGGTAAGACCGTAGCCAACGCCGATGTGGAAGTGGAGTACTGGAACGCCGGAAAGAAGGTGACCGCGCCCAATGACTATTTCGTCGCCCAGGTGGTGAAAACCGATAAGAATGGCGTCTTTACCTTTGCGGTGCCCAAGGCGGGCTGGTGGGGCTTCTCCGCCCTGACCACGGAAAAACAGGCCATCAAACATACGGATGGTACGAAAAAAGACGCCGAATACGGGGCTGTGCTTTGGACGCAGTTTACCGATTGGCCGGTGGCGAAATAA
- a CDS encoding transporter, protein MRASSQALIWPCLVALLVMALAMPLTGWAAPDSGASEETGGRGEGFQPEGQEAAKDEGKKEEAKEDECPSTFGPIITDTAIPIEKGKFAIQPTFGLSFVNNSLTQSWRRVSAGGNFKTYSMDWKFTYGLWNNLEVFAVVPYVHNWAGSVDAPGPNGERSGNFGGLGDINLTFKYRLVEETETRPTVTALFTTDFPSGHFSHLNPGRLGTDQLGGGAYAFTTGLNMSKFVKPFIFYANIWYTMQTAYDSREDRAGLVLDENGNLVEGDPVASQLRNFPRDFVTLNLAAEYPITKKWVALLELTSYWSGGRLFGHKGNLPPEALISVAPGIEYMATDKFSLALGLNVDLAGKNTDAALTPLLSMVYAF, encoded by the coding sequence ATGAGAGCATCAAGTCAGGCCCTGATTTGGCCCTGCCTGGTCGCGCTGCTGGTGATGGCACTGGCCATGCCCTTGACGGGATGGGCCGCGCCGGACTCCGGCGCCTCCGAAGAGACTGGCGGCCGCGGCGAAGGCTTCCAGCCGGAGGGCCAGGAAGCAGCCAAGGATGAAGGGAAAAAGGAGGAAGCCAAAGAGGATGAATGCCCCTCCACCTTCGGCCCCATCATCACTGACACCGCCATCCCCATTGAAAAAGGGAAGTTCGCCATTCAGCCCACCTTTGGGCTCAGCTTCGTCAACAACAGCTTGACCCAGAGCTGGCGGCGGGTGTCGGCAGGGGGCAATTTCAAGACTTATAGCATGGATTGGAAATTCACTTACGGCCTGTGGAACAACCTGGAGGTGTTTGCGGTGGTTCCCTATGTCCACAACTGGGCCGGCAGTGTCGATGCGCCGGGGCCCAATGGAGAGCGCTCCGGCAATTTCGGCGGCCTCGGCGATATCAACTTGACCTTCAAATACCGCCTGGTGGAAGAGACCGAGACCAGGCCCACGGTGACCGCGCTCTTTACCACCGATTTCCCCAGCGGCCACTTCAGCCACCTCAATCCCGGGCGCTTGGGAACCGATCAACTGGGAGGCGGGGCCTACGCCTTCACCACCGGCTTAAATATGTCCAAGTTTGTGAAACCATTCATATTTTACGCCAACATCTGGTATACTATGCAAACTGCTTACGATTCCAGGGAAGATAGAGCCGGGCTGGTTTTGGATGAAAACGGCAACCTGGTGGAGGGCGACCCCGTGGCCAGCCAGTTGCGCAACTTTCCCCGGGACTTTGTCACCCTGAACCTGGCGGCGGAATATCCCATCACCAAAAAATGGGTGGCGCTCCTGGAACTCACCAGTTATTGGAGCGGCGGGCGTCTGTTCGGCCACAAGGGCAATCTGCCCCCGGAGGCCTTGATCTCGGTCGCACCGGGCATCGAGTACATGGCCACGGATAAATTCTCCCTGGCCCTGGGGTTGAATGTCGACCTGGCGGGCAAAAACACCGATGCCGCGCTCACGCCGCTCTTGTCCATGGTGTATGCATTCTAA
- a CDS encoding ABC transporter ATP-binding protein: MSEPLIELRNITFKYPGASRPVFQDFNYQLLPGEHIGLIGPNGCGKTTLLHLIMGLLRPQVGSIIILGQEVTKAKDFVQVRQKVGLLFQHADDQLFCPTVMEDVAFGPLNQGKSPAEAIEIARETMAGLGLYGFEDRVTYKLSGGEKKLVSLATVLAMQPQLLLLDEPTSGLDETTKHRLAHILNDLDIAYMIVSHEDGFLEHTVKHCCHVHEHCCQPQEDKG, translated from the coding sequence ATGAGTGAACCATTGATTGAGTTGCGGAACATCACCTTTAAGTACCCCGGGGCCTCCCGGCCGGTTTTTCAGGACTTTAATTATCAGCTTCTCCCGGGCGAACATATTGGCCTCATCGGTCCCAACGGCTGCGGCAAGACCACCCTCTTGCACCTGATCATGGGGCTGTTGCGCCCCCAGGTGGGGAGCATAATTATCCTGGGACAGGAGGTTACGAAAGCCAAGGATTTTGTGCAGGTCCGGCAAAAGGTGGGTCTCCTGTTTCAACATGCCGACGACCAGCTCTTCTGTCCCACCGTTATGGAAGACGTGGCTTTCGGTCCCTTGAACCAGGGAAAGTCGCCGGCCGAGGCCATCGAGATCGCGCGGGAGACCATGGCGGGGTTGGGTCTGTACGGCTTCGAAGACCGGGTGACGTATAAGCTCTCCGGGGGTGAAAAGAAGTTGGTCTCCCTGGCCACCGTCCTGGCCATGCAACCGCAGCTCCTTCTGCTGGATGAGCCCACTTCGGGCTTGGATGAGACAACCAAGCACCGCCTCGCTCACATTCTTAATGATTTGGACATCGCCTACATGATTGTGTCGCATGAAGATGGGTTTTTGGAGCACACCGTCAAGCACTGTTGCCACGTCCATGAACACTGCTGTCAACCCCAAGAGGACAAGGGTTAG
- the cbiQ gene encoding cobalt ECF transporter T component CbiQ translates to MSAIQEPFAEGASPVHRLDPRGKIVVAALFAVLMAVAKSYTVALAGLALALIWLALARLPVKQVLVRLLVVNSFIFFLWVVLPLTYPGEVVLRLGPLAATRQGLIFTGLITLKSNAIIIGLIALVATVPVVTLGQAMHNLRIPGKLCHLLLFTYRYLYVFEQEFERLVQAMKIRGFQPRTNLHTYRSYAYLAAMLLVRSYDRADRVFQAMLCRGFHGVFYSLRTFTWQSRDWIFVAVSILALAVLLSLELAAPHLAMRLP, encoded by the coding sequence TTGAGTGCCATCCAGGAACCTTTTGCCGAAGGGGCCTCTCCGGTCCACCGCCTCGACCCCCGGGGCAAAATCGTGGTGGCCGCCCTCTTTGCTGTCCTTATGGCTGTGGCCAAGAGCTATACAGTGGCCCTGGCCGGGTTGGCACTGGCCCTGATCTGGCTGGCGCTGGCGCGTCTGCCGGTAAAACAAGTGCTGGTCCGGCTCCTGGTGGTAAACAGCTTCATTTTCTTCCTCTGGGTCGTGTTGCCCCTGACCTATCCGGGCGAGGTGGTTCTGCGGCTCGGGCCTTTGGCCGCCACCCGGCAGGGCCTGATCTTTACCGGTTTGATCACCCTGAAGTCCAACGCCATCATCATCGGCCTGATTGCCCTGGTCGCCACCGTGCCGGTCGTTACGTTAGGACAGGCAATGCATAATTTGCGCATCCCCGGCAAGTTATGTCATTTACTGCTGTTTACCTACCGTTACCTCTATGTCTTTGAGCAGGAATTTGAACGGCTGGTTCAAGCCATGAAGATCCGGGGATTTCAGCCCCGCACCAATCTCCACACATATCGCTCCTACGCCTATCTGGCGGCCATGTTGCTGGTGCGCAGCTATGACCGGGCCGACCGGGTTTTTCAAGCCATGCTGTGCCGCGGCTTTCACGGAGTCTTCTATAGCCTGCGGACCTTTACCTGGCAAAGTCGCGATTGGATATTTGTGGCGGTATCAATACTGGCGCTGGCCGTGTTGCTCTCTTTGGAGTTGGCGGCGCCCCATCTTGCTATGAGGCTACCATGA